aaaagattGGAAAATAATTGGTGactatgattaatataaatacaaGATGGTAAGACTGATGGACGAAGTGGAGTCCATATTCACAAAGCACTTCGCAAACAATGACAGGAAAAAGGCTATGAAGTTCTTGAGACCCCACCAGCAGAAAGATTCTCACATGGTCACTTTCTTTGTTggtattgttttatattttctctgttttttcacctcttttattattattttcgttATTATTGTTATGTATGTTTTATAGCATTCCACCATGAATTCTTGTAACAAAATGAActgctttttttcttttgcaggatTATTTACTGGTTGCTTTGTCTCACTGTTTAGTATTTACATAATACTGGCCCATCTTTCTGGAATTTTCACCTCTGGTGCTCAAGTTTCATATTTAGAGACTGTTTATCCTGTTTTCaggtattttatttataattattaatttttgttaaagaaCACAGAGTTTTACTACTAAAGAGATCACcagaaaatttgtttttataatctGGTTTTTTCCCCGTAACGCAGCGTGTTTGCGTTGCTGAGTCTACACATGTTCATGTATGGATGCAATCTGTTTATGTGGAAGAGCACGAGGATAAACTACACCTTTATCTTCGAGTTTGCACCAAACACAGCGTTGCGTTACCGAGACGCGTTTCTAATGGGAACCACGTTTATGACATCAGTCGTGGCCGCTATGGTTATACATCTCATCCTCCGCGCCGCCGGTTTTTCCGCCAGTGAAGTCGACACCATTCCTGGCATCCTTCTCTTGGTAAATCATTTAGTTAGTTAATCAATCACATAGCGCGTCCCAACCGCGATCGCAATTCAAAACGCTAATTCATGTTGGTGTATGACAGATCTTCATTTGTGTCTTGATATGCCCTTTCGACACATTCTATCGTCCTACAAGATTCTGCTTCATTTGCATCTTACGTAACATTGTTTGCTCACCGTTCTACAAGGTAattaaaactgtttttattaCTTGTAGCTCAAGAAATctgttgaaatttatttttaaaaatgttttgttgTACAAAAACAGGTTTTGATGGTTGACTTTTTCATGGCTGATCAACTTACTAGCCAggtaattaactaattaaactTCAAGTGATGGTGACCATACCTAATTTTTAGGCCACAATTAACACACTAATCATGTTCTAACTTGTTTATATTCAATTCAGATTCCATTGCTAAGACATATAGAGTCGACCGCGTGTTACTTCATGGCTCAAAGCTTTCGAACACACGAGTATAATACCTGCAAAAACGGAAGAATCTACAGAGAACTTGCTTACCTAATCTCTTTCTCACCTTACTTCTGGCGTGCCATGCAAGTAAGTCCCcttcatgtttttattttcttttaagatCAAAAGCCCCCTTCAAAACTTTCAATTAACGTTTAATTCACAGTGCATAAGGAGATGGTGGGACGAATCAAACACCGATCACTTAGTCAACATGGGGAAATACGTTTCTGCGATGGTTGCTGCCGGAGTCCGCATAACCTACGCAAGAGAAAACACCACCCCGTGGTTAGCCGTCCTGCTGGTGAGCTCGGTCGTGGCCACGCTTTACCAGTTATACTGGGACTTTGTCAAAGATTGGGGTCTTttgaaccctaaatccaaaaACGCATGGCTAAGGGACGATCTAGTTCTCAAGAACAAGAACTACTACTATTTCTCCATTGTAAGTCAAACCACATAATTGTTTAGCGTGTCTCACAAGTTAAGATATTTTACTAAATGCtggttaatttattttatcatccAGGTGGTGAATTTGGTATTGCGAGTTGCTTGGATCGAGACAATAGTAAGATTCAGAGTCAATCCTGTTCAGTCTCATTTGTTAGATTTCTTATTGGCATCACTTGAAGTCATTCGTCGAGGCCATTGGAACTTCTACAGGTAAAACAAGCTTCACCTAGCTAGTTTTAAAgatttgttttataaacttGATTTTTGGATGTTATTAAGTATGAAATTTACTAACCTGTTGTGATTACAGAGTG
The Raphanus sativus cultivar WK10039 unplaced genomic scaffold, ASM80110v3 Scaffold5186, whole genome shotgun sequence DNA segment above includes these coding regions:
- the LOC130507679 gene encoding phosphate transporter PHO1-like; this translates as MIAFTKILKKFDKVSGQQASSSYLKVVKRSQFTSSDKMVRLMDEVESIFTKHFANNDRKKAMKFLRPHQQKDSHMVTFFVGLFTGCFVSLFSIYIILAHLSGIFTSGAQVSYLETVYPVFSVFALLSLHMFMYGCNLFMWKSTRINYTFIFEFAPNTALRYRDAFLMGTTFMTSVVAAMVIHLILRAAGFSASEVDTIPGILLLIFICVLICPFDTFYRPTRFCFICILRNIVCSPFYKVLMVDFFMADQLTSQIPLLRHIESTACYFMAQSFRTHEYNTCKNGRIYRELAYLISFSPYFWRAMQCIRRWWDESNTDHLVNMGKYVSAMVAAGVRITYARENTTPWLAVLLVSSVVATLYQLYWDFVKDWGLLNPKSKNAWLRDDLVLKNKNYYYFSIVVNLVLRVAWIETIVRFRVNPVQSHLLDFLLASLEVIRRGHWNFYRVENEHLNNVGHFRAVKTVPLPFRDMDSDD